One Balaenoptera musculus isolate JJ_BM4_2016_0621 chromosome 13, mBalMus1.pri.v3, whole genome shotgun sequence genomic region harbors:
- the LOC118905858 gene encoding uncharacterized protein LOC118905858, with amino-acid sequence MQLPAPGGRGEPPPLPPPEALALSVWCYHLCTSACPWDADIGWGVSPRKSPAFPGPRQGHLVSSLGLGTLQGSGAEEGWHGPGWAKLFLERVLLPVMPLWVWGARGSGRASRLWRHWAVVGLGAVGSGGGRLEGLSPAFMALWCCLIIWRGCSSSGLQPWEETPLPRDSPEGCSPTRGRACVCTLHGLQLWLDFAWPVDFPTGLPRRLGCTLGFGETWSPPVCNFLLRNQEAVFLPPSLFNCSSSSIPGFRRVRKLFLQTRVARTPVPPSLSLILHGMTWAGPCPSASQFPCALKGPLLSASALTAMWLQRDLVLGRVNVALGGPSGGSESSNIIPLGTRGKHCLPEGSSVGWKSRQAALGRGGLRAQCGNQRWMEAPGQGQAGGEGQVVFPAHAQASWPPAPGPLILRNGSRSGQVVAAGRAGVLIAPLLG; translated from the coding sequence ATGCAACTTCCAGCTCCAGGTGGACGTGGGGAgccccctccactgccccccCCAGAAGCGCTGGCTTTATCTGTGTGGTGTTACCACCTCTGCACCTCTGCCTGTCCTTGGGATGCTGACATTGGGTGGGGAGTCAGCCCTAGAAAGTCCCCTGCATTTCCAGGTCCAAGGCAGGGGCACCTGGTCAGCTCCCTGGGGCTTGGTACCCTGCAGGGGAGTGGTGCAGAGGAGGGGTGGCACGGGCCAGGGTGGGCTAAGCTTTTTCTGGAAAGGGTCCTGCTGCCTGTCATGCCGTTGTGGGTTTGGGGAGCCAGGGGGTCTGGCAGGGCCTCAAGGCTGTGGAGGCACTGGGCAGTCGTGGGGCTCGGGGCCGTCGGATCAGGAGGGGGGAGGCTTGAGGGTCTCTCTCCCGCGTTTATGGCTCTGTGGTGCTGCCTAATTATATGGAGAGGCTGCTCTTCCTCTGGCCTTCAGCCCTGGGAAGAAACTCCTCTGCCCCGTGACTCACCTGAGGGTTGCAGCCCCACGAGAGGCCGTGCGTGCGTGTGCACGCTGCATGGGTTGCAGCTATGGCTGGACTTTGCCTGGCCCGTCGATTTCCCCACTGGGCTTCCCCGCAGGTTAGGCTGCACTCTGGGATTTGGGGAAACCTGGTCACCACCTGTCTGCAACTTCCTCCTCAGAAACCAGGAagctgtcttcctccctccctccctttttaaCTGCAGCTCTTCCTCTATCCCTGGCTTTAGAAGAGTGCGGAAGTTATTCCTACAGACAAGGGTGGCCAGGACCCCTGTCCCGCCTAGTCTCAGTTTAATTCTCCATGGTATGACTTGGGCAGGTCCGTGCCCCTCTGCGTCTCAGTTCCCCTGTGCACTCAAGGGGCCCCTCTTATCTGCTTCAGCTCTAACAGCCATGTGGTTGCAAAGAGACCTTGTCCTGGGGAGGGTGAACGTGGCCCTGGGGGGACCTAGCGGGGGCTCAGAATCCTCCAACATTATTCCTCTGGGGACTCGAGGGAAGCACTGCCTGCCCGAGGGCTCATCTGTGGGGTGGAAGTCGCGGCAGGCTGCTCTTGGAAGGGGTGGACTTAGGGCTCAGTGTGGGAACCAGAGGTGGATGGAGGCCCCTGGGCAAGGtcaggctgggggtgagggccAGGTGGTGTTCCCTGCACACGCCCAGGCCTCCTGGCCACCTGCCCCAGGTCCGCTCATCCTCAGGAACGGAAGCCGCAGCGGGCAGGTTGTGGCAGCTGGGCGGGCAGGCGTGCTTATCGCTCCACTCCTCGGCTGA